Proteins encoded in a region of the bacterium genome:
- a CDS encoding ABC transporter permease subunit — protein sequence MLSSLRNLWLIGKTILIESVRRREIYIVVLVALAMIISLRFFSFFDLEGLGKFYREVAMKIMNVATGLTVIVLSARQLPREFTQRTLYPLLAKPVSRFAFVMGKFFGVLMAAAFCYAIFMVIFILGNLTLKTPFNVPLFIQGIYLQLWSLAILAAMSFLLSLLLNTDAAVTIATILYLGSQILLAMLTYVYPEMGPIYRKVIVVVLYAIPQLTLFDASGRIVHGIWDALSLKTMMGLTLYGAIYTGLYLGLASWLFRRRAL from the coding sequence ATGCTGAGTAGTCTGCGCAACTTGTGGCTGATCGGGAAAACGATCCTGATCGAGTCCGTTCGCCGACGCGAGATCTACATCGTCGTGCTTGTGGCGCTGGCGATGATCATCTCGCTTCGTTTCTTCAGCTTCTTCGATCTGGAGGGGCTCGGGAAATTCTATCGCGAAGTGGCGATGAAGATCATGAACGTCGCGACGGGCCTGACCGTGATTGTGTTGTCCGCACGCCAATTGCCTCGCGAGTTCACACAACGAACGCTGTATCCGCTGCTCGCGAAACCCGTCTCGCGCTTCGCGTTCGTGATGGGCAAGTTCTTCGGAGTGCTGATGGCTGCAGCGTTTTGTTACGCGATCTTTATGGTCATCTTCATCCTTGGAAACCTGACGCTGAAGACTCCGTTCAATGTGCCCCTCTTCATTCAAGGCATCTACCTGCAATTGTGGAGCCTCGCCATTCTGGCCGCGATGTCGTTTCTTCTTTCGCTGCTTTTGAACACAGATGCGGCCGTGACGATCGCCACGATCCTGTACCTTGGATCGCAGATTCTGCTGGCGATGCTGACCTATGTGTATCCGGAGATGGGGCCGATCTATCGCAAGGTGATCGTTGTTGTGTTATACGCGATTCCACAACTGACCTTGTTCGATGCGTCGGGTCGAATCGTGCACGGTATCTGGGATGCGCTGTCGCTAAAGACGATGATGGGGCTGACGCTCTACGGCGCGATCTACACGGGCCTTTACCTGGGGCTGGCAAGCTGGCTGTTCAGGAGGCGTGCGCTATGA
- a CDS encoding ABC transporter permease, protein MRSTLLVTWGVFIEFLRRRDFYIMLILLALYLTGVVAMRIIGVEDVYTARFLMSLGLSLSASLAAILTAVFTARELPDEFENRTIYPMLAKPISRFSLLQGKRLGVLTIGVLTLWGFSLLAWLPVPNAPDQQFSQLLLVLVLRSLALWLLADFVMLLSIRLSAVVSASLGLALWFVGSPVINMVVREFDSLPSLQTIMQYVLSILPDFSIFDFTQNYVQGLAPAVTSSTLGGVLLYFVGLAILYNGGAIWFFSRRRL, encoded by the coding sequence ATGAGATCCACGCTTCTCGTTACCTGGGGTGTCTTCATCGAATTCCTTCGCCGGCGGGATTTCTACATCATGCTGATCCTGCTGGCGCTGTACCTGACCGGCGTCGTTGCGATGCGCATCATTGGCGTGGAGGATGTCTATACGGCGCGATTCCTGATGAGTCTCGGCCTTTCGCTCAGTGCATCGCTGGCCGCGATTCTGACGGCCGTGTTCACTGCTCGCGAGTTGCCCGACGAGTTCGAGAATCGAACTATCTATCCGATGCTCGCGAAGCCGATCTCGCGGTTCTCGCTTTTGCAGGGCAAACGGCTTGGCGTGCTCACAATCGGCGTCCTGACGCTATGGGGGTTCTCGCTGCTGGCGTGGTTGCCTGTGCCGAATGCACCGGATCAGCAATTCAGCCAGTTGTTGTTGGTGCTCGTTCTGCGGAGCCTCGCGCTCTGGTTGCTGGCAGATTTTGTAATGTTGCTGTCCATTCGTCTTTCAGCCGTCGTTTCGGCCAGCCTTGGGCTGGCGTTGTGGTTTGTCGGCAGTCCCGTGATCAACATGGTTGTGCGCGAGTTCGATTCGTTGCCCTCGCTGCAAACGATCATGCAATACGTGCTCTCGATCTTGCCGGACTTCTCGATTTTCGATTTCACGCAGAACTACGTGCAGGGTCTGGCGCCCGCGGTGACAAGTTCCACATTGGGCGGCGTGCTGCTTTACTTCGTCGGGCTGGCAATCCTCTACAACGGTGGAGCCATCTGGTTCTTCAGCCGGAGGAGGTTGTGA
- a CDS encoding redoxin domain-containing protein, whose translation MKYVLISGGLLVSLAVLAFVLVGCISTVPAGGGSKSASGVERDPSEILPVGVEAPDFEETDQNGNVVKLSDFAGKNNVVLIFYPGDMTPGCTKQLCTARDDYSKYQNLDAVVFGVNPAGAGSHMNFAERYEFPFPLLADEDGSMVRHYGCRGIGGITTRTVYVIDKEGKIVFAERGMPSTHTILESLK comes from the coding sequence ATGAAGTATGTTTTGATAAGCGGTGGACTATTGGTGAGCCTGGCAGTCCTAGCGTTCGTGCTCGTGGGCTGCATCAGCACGGTTCCGGCAGGAGGGGGATCAAAGAGCGCTTCGGGCGTCGAGCGCGATCCGTCGGAGATTTTGCCCGTCGGCGTCGAGGCCCCCGATTTCGAGGAAACCGACCAGAACGGCAACGTCGTGAAGCTATCCGACTTCGCCGGCAAGAACAACGTGGTCCTGATTTTCTATCCGGGCGACATGACACCCGGCTGTACGAAGCAGCTTTGCACGGCGCGCGACGATTACTCGAAGTACCAGAATCTGGACGCCGTGGTCTTTGGTGTGAATCCCGCCGGCGCGGGCTCGCACATGAATTTCGCCGAACGCTACGAGTTCCCCTTCCCGCTGCTGGCGGACGAGGACGGCTCGATGGTTCGTCACTACGGGTGCCGCGGAATCGGCGGCATCACCACGCGCACGGTCTACGTGATCGACAAAGAAGGCAAAATCGTCTTCGCCGAACGCGGCATGCCGTCGACACACACCATTCTGGAAAGTCTGAAGTAA
- a CDS encoding zinc-binding dehydrogenase, translated as MKVVIAHRDGSPKVVDLPEPALGRNTVRVRVSHSAVSLPEEMDALKSVEGRLKPDEDGLPLGSSCSGLIEDLGSDVRSLKKGLRVAAFGRPYVYHATHLSVPENMLVELPKKVNHEEGAFAAQGARAMHLFRQSGVELGGSLLVFGGGMMGILVAQIARAAGAAVLLIDDQEHRLTKARNVGIAQTAGYDSNELVREVSAMTGSQGADGAIVTADATDKAIDEAAQLLRFNGRLILTGRSPMPFDSDLLVEKEICVRPVTHAGAGHRDPHYERDGIRYPRGLVRWTVRDNVVVFLNLVAERKVQITPLISERLPLERAAAAFEKIQRSRNAVIGAVLAI; from the coding sequence ATGAAAGTCGTTATCGCTCATCGCGACGGATCGCCCAAGGTGGTGGACCTGCCAGAGCCTGCGCTCGGGCGAAACACCGTGCGCGTGCGCGTGTCCCATTCGGCGGTTTCGCTGCCGGAGGAGATGGATGCACTGAAGTCGGTCGAGGGACGCCTGAAGCCCGACGAGGACGGTCTGCCGCTCGGATCTTCCTGCAGTGGCTTGATCGAAGATTTGGGCAGCGACGTGCGGAGCCTGAAGAAGGGCCTGCGCGTGGCGGCGTTCGGGCGCCCGTATGTTTACCATGCAACACATCTGAGTGTGCCGGAAAACATGCTCGTCGAATTGCCGAAGAAGGTGAATCACGAGGAGGGGGCGTTTGCGGCACAAGGCGCGCGAGCTATGCACCTGTTCCGCCAGTCGGGCGTTGAGCTGGGCGGATCGCTGCTGGTCTTCGGCGGCGGGATGATGGGAATCCTGGTTGCGCAGATCGCTCGCGCGGCCGGGGCGGCGGTTCTGCTGATCGATGACCAGGAGCACCGCTTGACCAAGGCCCGCAATGTCGGAATCGCCCAGACGGCCGGCTACGATTCGAATGAGCTGGTGCGCGAAGTCAGCGCCATGACCGGTTCGCAGGGCGCCGACGGCGCAATCGTCACCGCCGACGCGACCGACAAAGCCATTGACGAAGCGGCCCAGTTGTTGCGCTTCAACGGGCGGCTGATTCTGACCGGACGCTCACCGATGCCGTTCGATTCGGACCTGTTGGTGGAAAAGGAAATCTGCGTGCGTCCGGTGACCCACGCAGGAGCCGGCCACCGCGATCCGCATTACGAGCGCGACGGCATTCGATACCCGCGCGGGCTGGTTCGTTGGACGGTTCGCGACAACGTCGTCGTGTTCCTGAACCTCGTGGCGGAACGAAAGGTGCAGATCACACCGCTGATTTCGGAGCGCCTTCCGCTCGAACGCGCTGCGGCGGCATTTGAGAAAATCCAACGCTCGCGCAACGCCGTCATCGGCGCGGTGCTGGCGATCTGA
- the hisS gene encoding histidine--tRNA ligase: MAEKIIQAIRGMDDVLPAGASSVVYESKRWTVLRRRYSEWAELHGYRYIETPVVEYTELFKRTSGATSDIVSKEMYTFEDQGGRSLSLRPEGSASVCRAVVQHGLAASGSGLKYYYIAPMFRSERPQRGRYRQHTQVGLEVFRETDPTADAEVIAVLHGFFKRLGLDRLTVHINSVGSPACRPAYRDKLIAYLQKYSDKLSEDSRRRLDVNPMRILDSKDEGDQEIVAGAPMMLDHLDDDCAEHFAGVRTALDKMGVPYEINPKLVRGLDYYTKTAFEVTCDSLDGAIKVIGGGGRYDGLVEQIGGPPTPAVGFGSGIERVMLALDSQGIVLEDEPRPVTYIAYLGEDVKFDALAVAENLRREGIEVEFPYRSRALGKQLTAAAKSGARFVAIIGGEEWERGEVGLKDLVTRDQRPVALEKLAAAIQSAPNANSPML; the protein is encoded by the coding sequence ATGGCAGAGAAGATTATCCAGGCAATTCGCGGAATGGACGATGTGTTGCCCGCGGGTGCAAGCAGTGTTGTGTACGAATCGAAGCGCTGGACAGTGCTGCGCCGCCGCTACAGCGAGTGGGCGGAACTGCACGGCTACCGCTATATCGAAACGCCCGTCGTCGAGTACACCGAGTTGTTCAAGCGCACGTCCGGAGCGACCAGCGATATCGTGTCGAAGGAAATGTACACCTTTGAGGACCAGGGCGGTCGGTCGTTGTCGCTTCGCCCGGAAGGTTCGGCATCGGTTTGTCGCGCCGTCGTGCAGCACGGCCTTGCCGCCAGCGGCAGCGGGCTGAAGTACTACTACATCGCGCCGATGTTCCGCAGCGAACGCCCGCAGCGAGGGCGCTATCGCCAGCACACGCAGGTTGGCCTGGAAGTTTTTCGCGAAACCGATCCGACGGCGGATGCCGAAGTCATCGCCGTGCTACACGGTTTCTTCAAACGGCTTGGTCTCGACCGGTTGACCGTTCACATCAATAGCGTCGGTTCGCCCGCATGCCGTCCGGCGTATCGCGATAAGCTGATCGCTTATTTGCAGAAGTACTCCGACAAGCTGAGCGAAGATTCGCGCCGCCGATTGGACGTGAATCCGATGCGTATTTTGGATTCGAAGGACGAGGGCGATCAGGAAATCGTGGCCGGTGCGCCGATGATGTTGGATCACCTGGACGACGATTGCGCCGAGCACTTCGCGGGTGTCCGCACGGCGCTCGACAAGATGGGCGTGCCCTACGAAATCAATCCGAAGCTTGTGCGCGGGCTGGACTACTATACGAAGACGGCGTTTGAAGTGACGTGCGATTCGCTCGATGGCGCCATCAAGGTCATCGGTGGCGGCGGGCGCTATGATGGGCTGGTCGAGCAGATCGGCGGGCCACCGACGCCGGCGGTCGGATTTGGCTCCGGCATCGAACGCGTCATGCTTGCGCTGGATAGCCAGGGGATCGTTCTGGAAGACGAGCCGCGCCCCGTGACGTACATCGCCTACCTGGGCGAAGACGTGAAGTTCGATGCGTTGGCCGTGGCGGAAAACCTGCGTCGCGAAGGCATCGAAGTGGAATTCCCGTATCGTTCGCGCGCGCTCGGCAAGCAACTGACCGCGGCCGCGAAGTCCGGTGCGCGCTTTGTCGCGATCATCGGCGGCGAAGAGTGGGAGCGCGGTGAAGTCGGGCTGAAGGACCTCGTGACGCGCGATCAACGGCCGGTGGCTTTGGAGAAGTTGGCCGCCGCCATTCAATCGGCGCCGAATGCCAATTCGCCCATGCTCTAG
- a CDS encoding TlpA family protein disulfide reductase: protein MDEKTKKWLAIGGMSFGGTVLIGLATLALVGVIVMRVLTASGVIEGYLPKPKVDKAEIGPQVNLDWTVQSITGDTYPFEAARGKVIFINFWATWCPPCRAEMPSIQRLYDELKDEKIRFFMVSNEDYRTVTDFITEKGYTFPVYTIDQAPPEEFITQGIPATFVISPDGELIMTHVGAAKWDDPEVVQLLRDLMP from the coding sequence ATGGACGAAAAGACGAAGAAGTGGCTGGCGATCGGCGGGATGTCCTTCGGGGGCACGGTGCTGATCGGATTGGCGACGCTGGCCCTTGTCGGCGTGATCGTCATGCGTGTGTTGACGGCGTCCGGCGTGATCGAAGGCTACCTTCCCAAGCCGAAGGTCGACAAGGCGGAGATTGGTCCGCAGGTCAATCTGGACTGGACCGTTCAGTCCATCACGGGCGACACATACCCGTTCGAGGCTGCTCGCGGGAAAGTGATCTTCATCAACTTCTGGGCAACATGGTGTCCGCCATGCCGCGCAGAAATGCCGAGCATTCAGCGCCTTTATGACGAGCTGAAGGACGAGAAGATTCGCTTCTTCATGGTCTCCAATGAGGACTATCGGACCGTCACGGACTTCATCACGGAAAAAGGGTACACATTCCCTGTCTACACTATCGATCAGGCCCCACCCGAAGAATTCATCACCCAAGGCATCCCCGCCACGTTCGTGATCAGCCCAGACGGGGAATTGATCATGACCCACGTCGGCGCCGCCAAATGGGACGACCCGGAGGTCGTGCAATTGCTGCGGGACCTGATGCCGTAG
- a CDS encoding ATP-dependent RecD-like DNA helicase produces the protein MSDWRRRQKPPDVFQQLRSETEFKGTVARIVYASDDGLFQVARFRPENEEDLISITGALKGIAAGEPLHIHGEWKMHRQHGPTFEVASYVPIMPTNTEMMHAYLGSGLVKGIGKAYAKRIVDHFGEETLDILEHAPERLREVQGLGRKRAEAVGAAWESHRQTHEVMMFLQSHNISPALARRLFKHYGNEAASVLRTNPYRAGIEVSGIGFVTADQMASNIGIARDSPDRVRAGLVHLLSRASDEGHTYVTVEKLISDATELLAVDATLVEQVFADEAQRAQLIRRLALPEGQDAVFLQSLYLSESGAARLLNGLISTARPVVDPSHIGRRIDEFEERFRFGLAPMQRQAIHSVLEGGVSVITGGPGTGKTTLVRALLHVVRDENVRVALCSPTGRAAQRLSETTRHDACTIHRLLKFQPQTHRFQYGPDTPLEVDLLIVDESSMLDIPLGYHLLGALKPGATVVFVGDKDQLPSVGAGNFLGDLIESGRIRTTRLDTIFRQAKRSAIIVNSHRINEGQYPLIPRTDDQREKSDFFFVQRDDPMELRDVLIEVVTRRIPQKFNFNPVEDVQVLTPMRRGGLGTNELNQVLQQTLNPDSAPLNIGGMNLRVGDKVLQTRNNYDLEVFNGDVGRITSISRESMTLRILFGKRPVEYRWEEADQLSLAYAMTVHKSQGSEYPAVVMIVHTQHFIMLRRNLLYTGITRGKKLVILLGSHRALRMAVQNAQSDERLSALRQWLARPPERDGLF, from the coding sequence ATGTCAGATTGGCGCCGCCGACAAAAGCCCCCCGATGTCTTCCAGCAGCTCCGTTCCGAGACGGAGTTCAAAGGCACAGTCGCGCGCATCGTCTATGCCTCTGACGACGGGCTGTTCCAGGTGGCCCGCTTCCGACCGGAAAACGAGGAGGACCTGATCTCCATCACCGGCGCGTTGAAGGGCATCGCGGCGGGCGAACCGCTGCACATTCACGGCGAATGGAAGATGCACCGCCAGCACGGACCGACGTTCGAGGTTGCCTCCTACGTTCCGATCATGCCGACCAACACGGAAATGATGCACGCCTACCTGGGCAGCGGTCTCGTCAAAGGAATCGGAAAGGCCTACGCGAAGCGCATCGTCGATCACTTCGGTGAAGAGACGCTCGACATTCTCGAGCACGCGCCAGAGCGCTTGCGCGAAGTCCAGGGTCTCGGTCGCAAGCGCGCCGAAGCCGTCGGTGCTGCCTGGGAGTCTCACCGCCAAACGCACGAAGTGATGATGTTCCTGCAAAGCCACAACATCTCGCCCGCGCTGGCGCGGCGACTGTTCAAGCACTACGGCAACGAAGCGGCCAGCGTCCTGCGCACGAATCCCTATCGCGCTGGAATCGAAGTCAGCGGAATCGGATTCGTCACTGCGGATCAGATGGCATCGAACATCGGCATTGCACGCGATTCACCGGACCGCGTGCGCGCCGGGCTGGTGCATCTGCTGTCGCGCGCATCGGATGAAGGTCACACGTATGTGACGGTTGAGAAGTTGATCAGTGACGCGACCGAATTGCTCGCTGTGGATGCCACGTTGGTCGAGCAGGTCTTCGCGGACGAAGCGCAACGCGCACAGTTGATCCGACGGCTTGCTCTACCGGAGGGACAGGATGCGGTCTTCCTGCAGAGCCTCTACTTATCTGAATCCGGTGCGGCTCGCCTGCTGAATGGACTGATCAGTACCGCGCGTCCCGTTGTCGACCCGAGCCACATTGGCCGCCGCATCGATGAGTTTGAGGAACGCTTTCGATTCGGACTCGCACCGATGCAGCGCCAGGCGATTCACTCCGTTCTCGAAGGCGGCGTCAGCGTCATCACCGGCGGCCCCGGCACGGGCAAGACAACGCTCGTGCGTGCGCTGCTGCACGTCGTGCGCGACGAAAATGTGCGCGTGGCGCTCTGCTCCCCCACCGGCCGCGCGGCCCAACGGCTCTCCGAAACAACGCGCCACGACGCATGCACGATTCATCGCCTGCTGAAGTTCCAACCACAGACGCACCGCTTTCAGTACGGCCCGGACACACCGCTTGAGGTCGATCTGCTGATCGTCGATGAGAGCTCAATGCTCGACATCCCACTCGGGTATCACTTGCTCGGAGCGCTGAAACCCGGCGCGACCGTCGTGTTTGTCGGCGACAAGGATCAGTTGCCAAGCGTTGGCGCGGGCAACTTCCTTGGCGACCTGATCGAGAGCGGACGCATTCGCACCACGCGACTCGACACGATATTCCGCCAGGCAAAACGCAGCGCCATCATCGTCAACTCGCACCGCATCAACGAAGGGCAGTATCCCTTAATCCCACGCACGGACGATCAGCGCGAGAAGTCTGATTTCTTCTTTGTCCAGCGCGACGATCCGATGGAATTGCGCGATGTGCTGATCGAGGTCGTCACGCGCCGCATTCCGCAGAAGTTCAACTTCAATCCTGTCGAGGATGTTCAGGTCCTGACGCCGATGCGGCGCGGTGGGCTGGGCACGAACGAGTTGAACCAGGTTCTGCAGCAAACTCTCAATCCCGATTCTGCCCCACTCAATATTGGCGGCATGAATCTTCGCGTCGGCGACAAAGTGCTTCAAACGCGCAACAATTACGACCTCGAAGTGTTCAACGGCGATGTCGGGCGCATCACGTCGATTTCTCGCGAGTCCATGACGTTGCGCATTCTGTTCGGCAAACGCCCGGTGGAATATCGCTGGGAGGAAGCCGATCAGCTTTCGCTCGCTTACGCGATGACGGTTCACAAATCGCAAGGCAGCGAGTATCCCGCCGTCGTGATGATTGTGCACACGCAACACTTCATCATGCTGCGCCGCAACCTGCTCTACACGGGAATCACGCGAGGCAAGAAACTCGTCATCCTGCTCGGCAGCCACCGGGCACTCCGCATGGCTGTGCAGAACGCCCAAAGCGATGAACGCCTCTCAGCCTTGCGCCAATGGCTGGCGCGGCCACCTGAACGGGATGGGCTGTTTTAG
- a CDS encoding ABC transporter permease, with translation MEDATAITETQPVALRRTSWRTRYPALARFTRSAVAVVALVGILAIILIAVLGPMVWHFDANTIDEELMGSPQGPSWTHPMGTDILGRDVMARVLVGARISLAVGIVSMLINLVIGVGIGTLAAWFGGWIDTVLMRMVDALYSIPILLIVIILQVFVKPLIEKAIPPDADVPLLLTPDLVSIYLALGVANWLTMARLSRSEVLNQKGRDYVSAIRSLGAGQPRILLRHVLPNSMAPLLVAATLAIPEAIFIESFLAFIGLGVSAPQASWGTLASDALQSLDVSPHLLIFPAIAISLTMLCFNLFGDGLRDALDPSASK, from the coding sequence ATGGAAGACGCCACAGCCATCACTGAGACTCAGCCCGTCGCGCTTCGGCGCACATCGTGGCGGACGCGCTATCCAGCGCTCGCGCGCTTCACGCGCAGCGCCGTGGCCGTGGTTGCGCTCGTCGGCATCCTCGCCATTATCCTGATCGCTGTCCTCGGGCCGATGGTCTGGCACTTTGACGCCAACACGATCGACGAAGAATTGATGGGCTCGCCCCAGGGGCCCTCCTGGACCCACCCGATGGGCACGGACATCCTGGGGCGCGACGTGATGGCTCGCGTGCTAGTCGGTGCGCGGATCAGCCTCGCCGTCGGAATCGTCTCGATGCTGATCAACCTGGTGATCGGAGTCGGGATCGGAACGCTGGCGGCGTGGTTCGGCGGATGGATCGATACCGTGCTGATGCGGATGGTCGATGCGCTGTACAGCATCCCGATTCTGCTGATCGTGATTATCCTGCAGGTCTTTGTGAAGCCGCTGATTGAGAAAGCGATCCCGCCGGATGCCGATGTGCCGCTATTGCTTACGCCGGACCTCGTCAGCATCTACCTGGCGCTCGGCGTGGCGAACTGGCTGACGATGGCGCGCCTGTCGCGCAGCGAAGTGCTCAACCAGAAGGGGCGCGACTACGTCTCGGCGATCCGATCGCTGGGCGCGGGTCAGCCGCGGATTCTGCTGCGACATGTGCTGCCGAACTCGATGGCGCCGCTGCTCGTTGCGGCAACGCTCGCGATTCCCGAAGCCATCTTTATAGAAAGCTTCCTCGCCTTCATCGGCCTGGGCGTTTCGGCTCCGCAGGCCTCCTGGGGCACGCTGGCCTCCGACGCTCTGCAAAGCCTCGACGTCTCGCCGCACCTACTGATCTTCCCCGCCATCGCCATCAGCCTGACGATGCTGTGCTTCAACCTGTTCGGCGACGGCCTGAGGGACGCGCTGGACCCATCGGCATCGAAGTAG
- a CDS encoding MBOAT family protein, with product MIFSSLAFYIFFAVVLLVTFLLRSNRQKKLFLLAASYYFYGYWDWRFLGLILFSTIVDFLAGGYLLNHPNGTHRKRVLAISLATNLGLLGFFKYFNFFVDSANEILSGFGVGVSNLDIILPVGISFYTFQTMSYSIDVYFGKIKNKPAFIDFALFVAFFPQLVAGPIVRAADFLPQLNHPIALKRENLSTGAKCFLLGLVKKVLIADRMAMFVDPGFHNYQVWSSGTLWLIMIAYAIQIYCDFSGYSDMAIGAARMLGFDLGINFRMPYVSTNITEFWRRWHISLSTWLRDYLYIPLGGNRKGRRRTYINLMTTMTLGGLWHGASWNFVMWGILHGIALVLHKLKMEIWGKGPLLPGKIGAVIGWTGTFVFVLCTWVFFRSPDFSQSLLMISGMFGLNNFGFLEWYFTPLVLIVLPLVIFSHYLGEYRHVHIQDLSFERVPHLALAFLALLCVYYFSPLGVTPFIYFQF from the coding sequence GTGATCTTTTCCAGTCTCGCCTTCTATATCTTCTTCGCAGTCGTCCTGCTGGTGACATTTCTTCTTCGGTCGAATCGACAGAAGAAACTCTTCCTGCTCGCGGCAAGTTACTATTTCTACGGCTACTGGGACTGGAGATTCCTGGGGCTGATCCTCTTCTCGACGATCGTCGACTTTCTGGCCGGCGGCTATTTGCTGAATCACCCGAATGGTACCCACCGCAAGCGTGTTCTCGCGATCAGCCTGGCAACGAATCTCGGCCTGCTCGGCTTCTTCAAGTACTTCAATTTCTTCGTCGACTCAGCCAATGAAATCCTGAGCGGATTCGGTGTCGGCGTGTCGAATCTCGACATTATCCTGCCGGTCGGGATTTCGTTTTATACTTTCCAGACGATGAGTTACTCCATTGATGTCTACTTTGGAAAGATTAAGAACAAGCCCGCCTTTATCGACTTTGCACTCTTTGTCGCTTTCTTTCCCCAGTTGGTGGCAGGCCCAATTGTGCGTGCCGCCGATTTCCTTCCGCAGCTCAATCATCCCATTGCACTGAAGCGAGAGAATCTCTCCACGGGCGCAAAGTGCTTCTTGCTCGGTCTCGTCAAGAAAGTCCTGATCGCAGACCGGATGGCGATGTTTGTCGATCCCGGTTTTCACAATTACCAGGTCTGGAGTTCCGGCACGCTCTGGCTGATCATGATTGCCTATGCGATCCAGATTTACTGCGACTTCTCCGGCTACTCCGACATGGCCATCGGAGCCGCGCGAATGCTGGGGTTCGATCTCGGTATCAACTTCCGAATGCCGTATGTTTCAACAAACATCACGGAGTTCTGGCGCCGGTGGCACATCTCGCTCTCCACGTGGCTACGGGACTATTTGTATATTCCGCTCGGAGGTAATCGCAAAGGGCGCCGCCGAACTTATATTAATCTGATGACGACCATGACGCTCGGCGGCCTCTGGCACGGGGCCTCGTGGAATTTCGTCATGTGGGGAATCCTGCACGGAATTGCGCTGGTTCTTCACAAACTGAAGATGGAGATCTGGGGGAAAGGACCTCTGCTGCCCGGCAAGATCGGCGCCGTCATCGGATGGACAGGAACTTTCGTTTTCGTGCTTTGCACGTGGGTGTTCTTCCGCAGCCCCGATTTCTCACAATCGCTGCTGATGATTTCCGGAATGTTCGGCCTGAACAACTTCGGATTCCTCGAATGGTATTTCACGCCGCTCGTTCTGATCGTCCTGCCGCTTGTGATCTTCAGTCACTACCTGGGAGAATACCGACACGTGCACATCCAGGACCTTTCCTTCGAACGAGTCCCCCACCTCGCCCTAGCCTTCCTTGCCCTGCTGTGCGTATACTACTTCTCACCCCTGGGCGTGACGCCGTTTATCTACTTTCAGTTTTAG